Genomic window (Electrophorus electricus isolate fEleEle1 chromosome 25, fEleEle1.pri, whole genome shotgun sequence):
GATGTAGTCATGTCGCCCTCTCGGGGTAAAAAACAGAAGTCCACGCAGTTTGTGGCTGTGACGCAGCACGTTAGTCACGAGGTTGCGACGTTTGTCTGGATTGTGAACGCCGAGACAACTGCGAAAACGTGCTGGACAAACATCCCCATATCCGAGGCATTGTTAGGGGGAAAGGtgcgcatggagtgtgtgcatatttgaCTAAATCTGTTTGGTTGTAGTTACAATCTTCTGTAGCCGTCTGCATGTATATTATGGCATGCGTCCACTTTTGGCTGAACGGTTAGAGGTGGCCTCAGGCATTAGCAAAGTACCTTCCCACTTTCGCATTGCATGAACGGGGAGTAAGCTGGCTGAGGCAGTGCCAGCTACGTTGGTCGGGTTTTCATTTACTTTACCAAATGAATACAGATTTGTTTCCTTCATCTATCTGCTATCCGTTTCATCGTAGCCTTTACCTTAAAGTatgtaacaaatgtaacaaactTCTTGGTTGCTTCCTTGCAAGGCGCGGTGCAATGGCGTTAACACAGGTGTCTTCCAGCAAGTGTTGTGGCGGCTACCAGAAAGTGTTCGAGCACGACAGGTAGCGTTCGTATTAACAGACCAAATTACTGTTAGAATTTCCTAAAGCCCATCAAATCTTGTATACATCCCCTTGAAAATTGTGACATGAACGTATTTTACATGGTCTAATTCGtgaaagcaaaaaacaaacgtACGTTAAGACTGGAAAGTAGTCCTAAAAGCATTGCTCAAGCAAAaccaaatgtaaataaatgtcagtgtggATGGATACTAATTGGTCCAAATTGGCTGGCATactcatgtttgtgttttataaaaTTTTTTGGACTTAATTATTTGGTCTGTAACCTcattgggggtttttttccccagcacTGAGCTGAAGTGCAAAATGAAGTTTGCCATCTACCTTCCTCCTAAGGCAGAGAGTGCCAAATGCCCTGTTCTTTACTGGCTCTCAGGTACCTCTCTGCCTCACAAGCTAATAGGCTAACTTTTTCTCTGCACAATTACGCAAGTAGCGTTGTAGTCCGAACAAAAAACTGTAGTCAGCTTTGAATGTGTGCATTTCCGTGTGGTAGGATTGACGTGTACAGAGCAGAATTTCATCACTAAAGCTGGAAGCCAGCAGGCTGCATCAGAACATGGCATCATCATCGTGGCCCCAGACACCAGCCCACGTGAGTAGGAGACTGCAGAAGTGTTATCACTTATCCTGATGACACCTGCTCATCGGGACCGTTCTATGTCAGGGGGCTGCAGCATTGAGGGGGAAGATGAAAGCTGGGACTTTGGAACCGGTGCTGGTTTTTATGTGGATGCCACACAGGACCCTTGGAAGACCAACTACCGCATGTACTCCTACGTCACAGAGGAGGTATGTGTACGCGTATATTTCTTAAAATGTGATGCATGAAACCCCTGGACTTTACAAAGAAAGAGTTGATCGGTCACTAGTCATTAATCAcgatctctctttttctgtcactTTCAGCTACCACGCCTAATAAATTCTAACTTCCCTGCTGACCCAGAAAAGATGTCCATCTCGGGCCATTCTATGGGTGGTCATGGTGCCCTCATCTGTGCCCTGAAGAACCCTGGGAAATACAAGGTATGTCTGCAGGACACTGACTGGTTTAACCTAGTCCTGGTCCTTGAACACCCTGCATTACATATGCTGGTATTTTCCCTGCACACTGAATGTACTTGTTGGCTAATTAACAGGCAATTAATGTGTTAAAGCATGAAAAAACTAACACGGGTGCACTGGCCT
Coding sequences:
- the esd gene encoding S-formylglutathione hydrolase, translated to MALTQVSSSKCCGGYQKVFEHDSTELKCKMKFAIYLPPKAESAKCPVLYWLSGLTCTEQNFITKAGSQQAASEHGIIIVAPDTSPRGCSIEGEDESWDFGTGAGFYVDATQDPWKTNYRMYSYVTEELPRLINSNFPADPEKMSISGHSMGGHGALICALKNPGKYKAVSAFAPICNPIQCAWGQKAFSGYLGPEKSTWEAYDSTVLAASYSGPELDILIDQGRDDQFLSASQLLPDNLIAACSEKKIPVVFRLQQGYDHSYYFIFSFINDHIKHHAKYLNA